The nucleotide sequence GCCCGCGCTGGTGCTCGCGCCGCTCGCGGTCGGGCTGCTCGGCGCCGGCTGCGAACGCATGCTGCTGCGCCGCGTGCAGGCGCGCGGCCATACGAGCGAACTGCTGCTGACCTTCGGCCTCGCATACCTGATCGGCGAGGGCGCGAAACTCGTGTGGGGCCTCGCGCCGCTGCCGGCGCCCGTGCCGGCGCTGTTCGACGGCGCGCCCGTGACCGTGTTCGGCCTCGCGCTGCCGCGCTACCGGCTGTTCATGATGGGGATGTCCACGGCGATGCTGGTCGCGCTCGGCGCGCTGCTGCGCGCGTCGCGCATCGGGCTCGTCGTGCGCGCGGCGCTCACGCACCGCGCGGCCGTCGAGGCGCTCGGCTACGACGTGCCGCGCGTGATGACGGCGCTGTTCGGCGCGGGCACCGCGCTCGCGGCGCTGGCCGGCGTGATCGGCGCGCCGCTCGCGGTGATCGAACCCGCGCTGGCCGAAACGGTCGGGTCGGTCGTGTTCGCGGTCGTCGTGATCGGCGGGCTCGGCTCGCTCGGCGGCGCGTTCGCGGCGTCGCTCGCGGTCGGCTTCGCGCAGACCTTCGCGGCCGCGAGCGACACGTCGCTGCGCGACCTCACGGAATGGGCGGGCATCGCGCTGCCCGACAGCATGGCCGCGGTGTCGATCGCGCAGCTGGCGCCGCTGGTGCCGTACCTGCTGCTCGTCGCGGTGCTGGTCGCGCGGCCGCGCGGGCTGTTCGGCGAGCGTGCCGATGCGTAACCGCATGCTCGCCGGCGTGATGCGCTGGTCTCTGTTCTCCGCCTGCGTCGTGCTGCCCGCGTGGCTGTGGCCGCATGGCGCGGTGCTCGGCTATCTCGCACAGACGGCCGCGCTCGTCGTGCTCGCCCTGTCGTACAACCTGCAGCTCGGCACGACCGGGCTGCTGTCGTTCGGGCACGCGGCGTTCGCGGGCCTCGGCGCGTTCGCGGCCGCGCACTGGTTCAACCACTTTGGCGGCCCGCTGCCGCTGTTGCCGCTCGTCGGCGGCGTGGCCGGCGCCGGTTTCGGCTTTGCCGCCGGGCTGCTCGCGACGCGCCGCTCGGGCACCGCGTTCGCGATGATCACGCTCGGGCTCGGCGAATGCGTCGCGGCCGCCGCGTGGAGCGTGCCGGCCTGGTTCGGCGGAATCGGCGGCGTGCCGATCGACCGCGCGAGCGGCACGCCGTGGGGCGGCTGGCATTTCGGCGCACCCGTCCAGGCGTATGCGGTGGTCGCCGCGTGGTGCCTCGCGTCGGCGTGGGCGATGCATGCGCTGACGCGCACGCCGCTCGCGCGGCTCGCGAATGCGGTGCGCGACAACCCGGTGCGCGCGGCCGCGCTCGGGTCCGATCCGCGCCGCGTGCGGCTCGCGATGGTCACCTGCGCGTCGTTCTTCGCCGGCGTCGCCGGCACGCTGACGCTGATCGACGTCGAGATCGCGACGCCCGACAGCGTATCGATGGCGCGTTCGGCGACTGTGCTGATCGCTGCCGTGATCGGCGGCACCGGCGCGTTCTTCGGGCCGGCGGCCGGTGCGGCCGTGCTCACGGTGCTGAGCATCGTCGTCGCGGGCGTGTCGCGCGCGTGGGCGCTGTATCTCGGCGTGCTGTTCGTCGCGATCGTCGTGGCCGCGCCGCGCGGGATCGCCGGGATCGTGCAAGCGCTCGCGCAGGCGTTGCGGCGCGGCGCGCCGGCGGCCGAGCGGTGGCGCATGCTGTGCGCGGTCGGCGCGTGCGTGTTCTGGGGCGTCGCTGTCGTCTGCGCGGCCGAGCTCGGCTACGCGTGGCGCTTCGCGCAGGACGACGGCGCGGGCTTCGCGTTCGGCGCCTGGAGCGTCGACGCCGATACGCCGGCCGGTTGGGCCGTCGCGTGCTCCGCGTTCGGCATCGGCACGCTGCTGTGGGGCTGGCGCACGCGGCTCGCGCCGGGCGGGCAGGCCGGCAAGCGGGAGGACGGGCGATGAACGGCAACGCGATCGCGCTGCACGGCGTGGTGCAGCGCTTCGGCGCGCAGACGGTGCTCGACGGCGTCGAACTGAGCATCGCGGCCGGCGAGCGTCATGCGCTGATCGGGCCGAACGGCGCGGGCAAGTCGACGCTGTTCGGCGTGATCGCCGGTGCGGTGCGGCCCACGCGCGGGCGCGTCGTGCTGCACGGCGTCGAGCTGCGCGGGCGCGGGCCGGTCGTCGCGAGCCGGCTCGGCATCGGCCGCAGTTTCCAGCAGACGAGCGCGTTCGCGCGGCTGACCGTGTTCGACAACCTGCGCTGCGCGGCGCTGCATGCGCCGGCTGAGCGGCGGCGCTGGTGGAACCGGCTGCGCGAAGCGGCGTCGGTCGATCTCGCGGCCGCTCGCGTGCTGCACGACATCGGCCTCGATGCGCACCGCGACACGCTGGCCGGCGAACTGAGCTATGCGGAACAGCGCGCGCTCGATCTCGGGATCGCACTCGCGAGCGGCGCGCGCACGCTGCTGCTCGACGAGCCGACGGCCGGGATGAGCCGCGCGCAGGCGGCGCGGATGATCGCGCTGATTCGCGCGACGACGCAGGGGCGCACGGTCCTGCTGATCGAACACGACATGGATGCGGTGTTCGGTTTCGCCGAACGCATCACGGTGCTCGTGCGCGGCACGGTGGTCGCGACCGGCGCGCCCGATGCGATCCGCGCCGATCCGGCCGTGCGGGCCGGCTATCTGGGCGAGGGCGGCCCATGAGCGCGCTGCTCGACATTCGCGACCTGCGCGCATGGTACGGGCTGCAACCCGTGCTCGACGGCGTCGATCTCGCGCTGGCGCCAGGCGAGACGCTCGCGCTGCTCGGCCGCAACGGCTCGGGGCGCTCGACGCTCGCGAAGGCCGTGATGGGGCTCGTGCGCACGGCCGGCTCGGTGCGCATCGGCGGCGCCGAATGCGTGGGGGCGCGCACGTTCGAGATCGCGCGGCGCGGCGTTGCTTACGTCGCCGAAAGCCGCGACGTGTTTCCGCTGCTGACGGTACGCGACAACCTGCGGCTCGGGCTGCGCGGCGTCAGCGGCGTGGCCGAACGCACGGCGCTCGAACGGCTGTTCGACCGCTTTCCGTTGCTGGCCGCGCGCGCGGACGTGAAAGCGGGGCGGCTGTCGGGCGGCGAGCAGCAGGTGCTCGCGCTGGTGCGGGCGCTGGCCGGCCGCCCGCGCGTGCTGATCGTCGACGAACCGGCCGAAGGGCTCGCGCCGCTCGCCGTCGACGAAGTCGGCGCGTGCCTCGCCGCGCTGCAGGCCGACGGTGTCGCGATCGTGCTGATCGAGCAGCGGCTGCAGTTCGCGCCGCGGCTCGCGCGGCGCGTCGCGGTCATGGGGCGCGGGCGGATCGTCTATGACGGCGCGCTCGACGGCCTGGGCGGCGAGGTCGCGAACGCGTGGCTGAGCGCCGGCTGACGGCGCGCGAGCGATTGTTCGGAAAACTCCGCCAGTCAATTCGCGTCGAGCCGCTTTATCGCCGCAGTACCGCACAGTAAATTGCCAGTCATACCGGTTGCATATCGACGCAACGATGCAACGACGCAACGACGCAACGACGCAACGACGCAACGACGCAACGACGCAACGACGCAACGACGCAACGACGCAACGACGCAACGACGCAACGACGCAACGACGCAACGACGCAACGACGCAACGACGCAACGACGCAACGACGCAACGACGCAACGACGCAACAGCGCGGCAGCCGGCACCCTCCATCGAAAGTCTTCTGACTGAGGAATGAAATCATGAGCAAGCTGGCAAACAAGGTCGCGATCGTCACGGGCGGATCGAAGGGCATCGGCGCGGCGATCGCGAAGGCACTGGCAGCGGAAGGCGCGTCGGTGGTCGTCAACTACGCGAGCAGCAAGGCGGGCGCCGATGCGGTCGTAAGCGCGATCGTCGAAGCCGGCGGCCGCGCGGTCGCGGTTGGCGGCGACGTGTCGAAGGCAGCCGACGCGCAGCGCATCGTCGATACCGCGATCGACACGTACGGGCGTCTGGACGTGCTCGTCAACAATTCCGGCGTGTACGAATTCGCGCCGATCGAAGCGATCACCGAAGAGCACTACCGCCGGCAGTTCGACACGAACGTGTTCGGCGTGCTGCTGACCACGCAGGCCGCGGTCAAGCACCTCGGCGAAGGCGCGAGCATCATCAACATCAGCTCGGTGGTGACCAGCATCACGCCGCCCGCCAGCGCCGTGTACAGCGGCACCAAGGGCGCGGTCGACGCGATCACCGGCGTGCTCGCGCTCGAACTCGCGCCGCGCAAGATCCGCGTGAACGCGATCAACCCGGGGATGGTCGTGACCGAAGGCACGCACAGCGCGGGCATCATCGGTTCCGATCTCGAAGCGCAGGTGCTCGGCCAGACGCCGCTCGGCCGCCTCGGCGAGCCGGACGACATCGCGTCGGTGGCCGTGTTCCTCGCGTCGGACGATGCACGCTGGATGACCGGCGAGCATCTCGTCGTGAGCGGCGGGTTGAACTGATCCGGCGAGGGCGGTGCAGCGGCGCGCGTGCGCCGATCGCGCCGCCCGTATCGTTACGCGTGCATCGCGAGCGCGTAACGGCCGACGTGCCACTGCAGGCTCTCGACGACGAGCGCGTGATTGTGCTCGGAGTCGAGTCCCGCGATCGTCATCGCGCCGACGATGCCGGCCCCGGCGAGCCGCAACGGCACGCCGCCGCCGTCGAGCGCATAGTCGTCATCCGACAGCCCCTGTGACTGCAGTGACCAGCCGGCGCGGCGAAACCGCTCGCCGACCGCGAGCGAACTCAGGCCGAAGCGCAATACCGTGTTTTGCCGCCGGCGGATCGCGTCGCTGTTGCCGGCATCGCTGCCGTCGAGCGCGCAGTAGAACAGCGGCGCCTGCTCGCCGACGATGCTCACCGCGATCGGCAGCCCGCGGCGCGACGCAAGGTTGACAGCGATTTCACCCATCCGGCGGGCGACCGCTGCGTCGAAGCGCGGCAGCGCCGGGTTCGACGCGTCGTCGTCGAAGGGATGGGGTTCGAGGCGAAAGAGGGTCGTCACCATGGCGGCTCCGTGGCGTCGCCGGCGCTGGGTGCGCGTGCCGGGCGTCGCATCGTCACGGGCCGCGCGCGGGCCCGTCTTTCCATCAGCGCTTCGGGACGTCGAGCATCCATTCGTGCGCGGGATCGTTCTTGAACGCCCACGCGCGGCTCGGGCCGGCCATCACGTTCAGGTAGTACAGGTTGTAGCCGTGCGGCGCGACCACCGGGTGGTAGCCGCGCGGCACCATCACGACGTCGTGGTCCTCGACCGCGCACGCTTCGTCGAGGCTGCGGTCGTCCGTGTACACGCGCTGGAACGCGAAACCCTGCGGCGGATCGATCCGGTGGTAGTAGGTTTCCTCGAGCGACGTTTCGTCAGGCGCCGCGTCGCGGTCGTGCTTGTGCGGCGGATAGCTGCTCGAATGGCTGGCCGGCGTGACGACTTCGACCACGAGCAGCCGGTCGGCCGCCGGGTTGTCGCCCATCAGGATGTCGCACACGTAGCGCGTGTTGGTGCCTTGCCCGCGTACCGAGCGCCGCATCCGCTCGCCGTCGAGGCGTTGCACGCGCTTGTCGCCGCTCGCGTACGGCGCGGTGCACAGCGCGATTTCCGCATCGCGCGTCGCGACCAGCGTGACCGTCTTGCCGCCCGGCACGTACAGCGCGTCCGGCGATACATC is from Burkholderia sp. HI2500 and encodes:
- a CDS encoding branched-chain amino acid ABC transporter permease — its product is MHAFALQAFNGLSYGLLLFMLSAGLTLIFSVQGVLNFAHASFYMLGAYVGYSIAAGAGFWPALVLAPLAVGLLGAGCERMLLRRVQARGHTSELLLTFGLAYLIGEGAKLVWGLAPLPAPVPALFDGAPVTVFGLALPRYRLFMMGMSTAMLVALGALLRASRIGLVVRAALTHRAAVEALGYDVPRVMTALFGAGTALAALAGVIGAPLAVIEPALAETVGSVVFAVVVIGGLGSLGGAFAASLAVGFAQTFAAASDTSLRDLTEWAGIALPDSMAAVSIAQLAPLVPYLLLVAVLVARPRGLFGERADA
- a CDS encoding branched-chain amino acid ABC transporter permease; translation: MRNRMLAGVMRWSLFSACVVLPAWLWPHGAVLGYLAQTAALVVLALSYNLQLGTTGLLSFGHAAFAGLGAFAAAHWFNHFGGPLPLLPLVGGVAGAGFGFAAGLLATRRSGTAFAMITLGLGECVAAAAWSVPAWFGGIGGVPIDRASGTPWGGWHFGAPVQAYAVVAAWCLASAWAMHALTRTPLARLANAVRDNPVRAAALGSDPRRVRLAMVTCASFFAGVAGTLTLIDVEIATPDSVSMARSATVLIAAVIGGTGAFFGPAAGAAVLTVLSIVVAGVSRAWALYLGVLFVAIVVAAPRGIAGIVQALAQALRRGAPAAERWRMLCAVGACVFWGVAVVCAAELGYAWRFAQDDGAGFAFGAWSVDADTPAGWAVACSAFGIGTLLWGWRTRLAPGGQAGKREDGR
- a CDS encoding ABC transporter ATP-binding protein, whose amino-acid sequence is MNGNAIALHGVVQRFGAQTVLDGVELSIAAGERHALIGPNGAGKSTLFGVIAGAVRPTRGRVVLHGVELRGRGPVVASRLGIGRSFQQTSAFARLTVFDNLRCAALHAPAERRRWWNRLREAASVDLAAARVLHDIGLDAHRDTLAGELSYAEQRALDLGIALASGARTLLLDEPTAGMSRAQAARMIALIRATTQGRTVLLIEHDMDAVFGFAERITVLVRGTVVATGAPDAIRADPAVRAGYLGEGGP
- a CDS encoding ABC transporter ATP-binding protein; the encoded protein is MSALLDIRDLRAWYGLQPVLDGVDLALAPGETLALLGRNGSGRSTLAKAVMGLVRTAGSVRIGGAECVGARTFEIARRGVAYVAESRDVFPLLTVRDNLRLGLRGVSGVAERTALERLFDRFPLLAARADVKAGRLSGGEQQVLALVRALAGRPRVLIVDEPAEGLAPLAVDEVGACLAALQADGVAIVLIEQRLQFAPRLARRVAVMGRGRIVYDGALDGLGGEVANAWLSAG
- a CDS encoding SDR family NAD(P)-dependent oxidoreductase, with product MSKLANKVAIVTGGSKGIGAAIAKALAAEGASVVVNYASSKAGADAVVSAIVEAGGRAVAVGGDVSKAADAQRIVDTAIDTYGRLDVLVNNSGVYEFAPIEAITEEHYRRQFDTNVFGVLLTTQAAVKHLGEGASIINISSVVTSITPPASAVYSGTKGAVDAITGVLALELAPRKIRVNAINPGMVVTEGTHSAGIIGSDLEAQVLGQTPLGRLGEPDDIASVAVFLASDDARWMTGEHLVVSGGLN
- a CDS encoding heme-degrading domain-containing protein gives rise to the protein MVTTLFRLEPHPFDDDASNPALPRFDAAVARRMGEIAVNLASRRGLPIAVSIVGEQAPLFYCALDGSDAGNSDAIRRRQNTVLRFGLSSLAVGERFRRAGWSLQSQGLSDDDYALDGGGVPLRLAGAGIVGAMTIAGLDSEHNHALVVESLQWHVGRYALAMHA
- the iolB gene encoding 5-deoxy-glucuronate isomerase is translated as MTISPLLIKASADREICNVTPESAGWKHVGFRALRLKAGDTETLDTGARELCVVVLTGTARAEVDGATYDALGKRDSVFEDVSPDALYVPGGKTVTLVATRDAEIALCTAPYASGDKRVQRLDGERMRRSVRGQGTNTRYVCDILMGDNPAADRLLVVEVVTPASHSSSYPPHKHDRDAAPDETSLEETYYHRIDPPQGFAFQRVYTDDRSLDEACAVEDHDVVMVPRGYHPVVAPHGYNLYYLNVMAGPSRAWAFKNDPAHEWMLDVPKR